In a single window of the Dysgonomonas mossii genome:
- a CDS encoding ABC-F family ATP-binding cassette domain-containing protein translates to MISVEGLTVEFGGFSLFDDISFVINKKERIALVGKNGAGKSTMLKIFAGLQAPTRGNLSVPKDITIGYLPQHMTLKEGNTVFEEASLAFSHIQKIETELEYVNKQLAERTDYESEAYHNLIEKSSYLNEEFMMSGGGNFQAEIEKTLTGLGFKRTDFERPTSEFSGGWRMRIELAKLLLQRPDVLLLDEPTNHLDIESIQWLETFLSTRANAVLLVSHDRAFLDAVTQRTIEISLGRIYDYKVPYTKYVELRQEHREHQIRAFENQQKQIQKTEEFIERFRYKATKSVQVQSRIKQLDKLERLEVDDEDNAMLNLKFPPAPRSGSYPVIVENVEKSYGDHLIFKDVTFTIHRGDKVAFVGKNGEGKSTLVKCIMNEIDFKGKLELGHNVKIGYFAQNQAQLLNGDHTVFETIDYVAVGDIRTKIRDILGAFMFGGEASDKKVKVLSGGERSRLAMIRLLLEPVNLLILDEPTNHLDMRSKDVLKKAIKEFDGTVIVVSHDRDFLNGLVEKVYEFGNQQVIEHLGGIYEFLEKKKMDSLKELEVSTSPLNESDKSTDQESVNKLSYEERKELARQIKRVEKQISDIEKSIESKENKIAEIELKLTTPEGAADASLFERHGLLSKELEDDMLKWEELTVELQNISKD, encoded by the coding sequence GTGATTTCAGTAGAAGGACTAACGGTAGAATTTGGAGGTTTCAGCCTCTTTGACGATATATCTTTTGTTATCAACAAGAAGGAGAGAATAGCCCTTGTTGGTAAAAATGGAGCAGGTAAATCAACCATGCTTAAAATATTTGCGGGGCTGCAAGCTCCTACACGAGGGAATCTTTCCGTACCCAAAGACATAACGATCGGTTATCTGCCGCAGCACATGACCCTAAAAGAAGGTAATACTGTTTTTGAAGAGGCTTCTTTAGCATTTTCTCACATACAGAAGATAGAAACCGAATTAGAGTATGTAAACAAACAGTTGGCTGAAAGAACCGACTATGAGTCGGAAGCCTATCACAACCTGATTGAGAAATCATCTTATCTCAACGAAGAGTTTATGATGTCGGGGGGCGGTAACTTTCAGGCAGAAATAGAAAAAACACTGACTGGTCTCGGCTTTAAACGTACAGACTTTGAACGTCCGACCAGTGAATTTAGCGGAGGATGGCGCATGCGTATCGAATTAGCGAAACTGCTTCTTCAACGTCCAGACGTACTTTTACTCGACGAACCGACTAACCACCTTGATATAGAGTCGATTCAGTGGCTCGAAACATTTCTTTCGACCCGTGCCAATGCCGTCTTACTTGTATCGCATGACCGTGCTTTTCTGGATGCTGTAACCCAACGTACAATAGAAATATCTCTCGGACGTATTTACGATTACAAAGTACCCTATACCAAATATGTGGAACTGAGGCAGGAGCACCGCGAACATCAAATACGTGCTTTTGAAAATCAGCAAAAGCAAATACAGAAAACCGAAGAGTTTATAGAGCGTTTCCGCTACAAAGCGACAAAATCGGTACAAGTACAATCACGCATAAAGCAATTGGATAAGCTAGAACGGCTGGAGGTAGACGATGAAGATAATGCTATGCTGAATCTTAAATTTCCTCCTGCACCACGCTCAGGTTCTTATCCTGTAATTGTAGAAAATGTAGAAAAAAGCTATGGAGATCATCTGATCTTCAAAGATGTAACATTTACAATACATAGAGGAGATAAAGTAGCCTTTGTAGGAAAGAATGGAGAAGGGAAATCTACCTTAGTGAAATGCATTATGAACGAGATTGACTTCAAAGGCAAACTCGAACTAGGACATAATGTAAAAATAGGCTACTTCGCACAGAATCAAGCACAGTTATTAAACGGGGATCATACCGTGTTCGAAACAATAGACTATGTGGCTGTAGGTGATATACGAACTAAGATCAGAGACATATTGGGAGCCTTTATGTTTGGGGGAGAAGCTTCTGACAAAAAAGTAAAAGTATTGTCCGGTGGAGAACGTAGCCGCTTGGCAATGATACGCTTATTACTCGAACCCGTCAATTTGCTTATTCTCGATGAGCCGACCAATCACCTCGATATGCGTTCGAAGGATGTTTTGAAGAAGGCGATTAAAGAATTTGACGGAACAGTTATCGTAGTATCCCATGATCGAGATTTCTTAAACGGGCTTGTAGAAAAAGTTTACGAATTTGGCAACCAACAAGTAATAGAGCACTTAGGCGGAATCTATGAATTTCTTGAAAAGAAAAAAATGGATAGCCTCAAAGAACTTGAAGTCTCTACATCTCCGCTTAATGAATCTGATAAATCTACAGATCAAGAATCTGTAAATAAGTTATCTTACGAAGAGCGAAAAGAATTAGCTCGTCAAATAAAAAGAGTAGAAAAACAAATTTCGGATATAGAAAAAAGTATAGAAAGTAAAGAGAACAAAATAGCCGAAATAGAACTTAAACTAACAACACCGGAAGGTGCGGCCGACGCTTCTCTATTCGAAAGACATGGACTATTATCAAAAGAGTTGGAAGACGATATGCTCAAATGGGAAGAATTGACTGTTGAACTTCAAAATATTTCGAAAGACTAA
- a CDS encoding DUF2752 domain-containing protein: MRKYIGYIIIITIPLIIAFVYYNYYATTGNIWSKQCSFHELTGLQCPGCGGQRSFYHLLHGNILQALRYNALLIIILPFLLYIYFLLAQVYILKNKNYLKYFNFSGKLGYIFITVLVIFFILRNIPISPFIYLSPPQ; this comes from the coding sequence ATGAGAAAATATATAGGATATATCATTATTATAACTATTCCTTTAATCATAGCATTTGTCTATTACAATTATTATGCAACAACCGGGAATATATGGAGTAAACAGTGTAGTTTTCACGAGCTAACAGGACTTCAGTGCCCCGGATGTGGCGGTCAACGATCTTTTTACCATCTGCTACACGGAAATATATTGCAAGCATTACGGTATAATGCTCTATTAATAATTATACTCCCCTTCTTGCTATATATATATTTCCTCTTAGCTCAGGTTTACATATTAAAGAACAAGAACTATCTGAAATACTTTAACTTTTCGGGCAAGCTGGGATATATCTTTATCACCGTATTAGTCATATTCTTTATCCTACGGAATATACCCATATCTCCTTTTATTTACTTATCTCCTCCTCAATAA
- a CDS encoding M13 family metallopeptidase, protein MNKIYFYLPIAALALTQVSCKQKASAQDSDADIMNIAQKFDTANLDITAIPGNNFYQYATGGWAKANPMKDEYARYGSFDQLAERNQEQVKGLIEELGKTKHDQGSIAQKIGDLFALGMDSTKLNADGAKPIKAQLDNINKASTTADIVKLTGELRKYANSPFFGLYVGADDKNSSMNIVQLYQGGLGLGERDYYVAQDSTSVAIRKGYLNLIKTQFVNAGYSEADAQKSADVVLKIETALAKDHFKKEDTRIPELNYHKMNVTDLNKSVANFDWKAFFDAADAKDFTEINVAQIKPIATAVNLIHTLPIDESKAYLSWCLINSAAGYLSDNFVNANFDFYGKQLSGRKVLQPRWKRAVGVVDGALSEAVGQMYVEKYFPAEAKERMLKLVKNLQVTLGERINNLTWMSDATKAKAQEKLNSFTVKIGYPDKWKDYSTLNIKKDSYWENVVRASEFDHNEMIKKINKPVDKSEWHMPPQMVNAYYNPTTNEICFPAGILQPPFFYLNEDDAVNYGAIGVVIGHEMSHGFDDQGSKYDKEGNLSDWWTKEDSKKFNERAQVLVQHFNKIEVLPGVFANGTFTLGENIGDFGGLQISYNAFEKTDEAKKGDKIDGFTPAQRFFLSYAGVWAGNIRDAEILRRTKTDPHSLGKWRVNGTLPHIDAWYKAFNITEKDSLYIPKEKRADIW, encoded by the coding sequence ATGAACAAAATCTATTTCTATTTACCGATTGCCGCTCTCGCTCTAACGCAAGTGAGCTGTAAACAAAAGGCAAGCGCACAGGACTCGGATGCTGATATTATGAATATCGCACAGAAATTTGATACTGCCAATTTGGATATTACAGCTATCCCCGGCAATAACTTTTACCAATACGCTACAGGCGGTTGGGCAAAGGCAAACCCTATGAAAGACGAATATGCACGCTATGGTTCGTTCGATCAATTGGCTGAACGAAATCAAGAGCAAGTAAAAGGTCTTATTGAAGAATTGGGTAAAACAAAACATGATCAAGGATCTATAGCTCAAAAAATTGGAGACCTATTTGCGTTGGGAATGGATAGTACGAAGCTGAATGCCGACGGAGCAAAACCTATAAAAGCTCAGTTGGATAATATAAACAAAGCTTCTACAACAGCTGATATAGTAAAACTAACGGGAGAACTAAGAAAATATGCGAACTCTCCATTCTTTGGCCTATATGTAGGTGCCGACGACAAGAATAGCTCTATGAATATTGTTCAACTATACCAGGGAGGTCTGGGATTAGGCGAACGCGATTATTACGTAGCACAAGACTCTACATCGGTTGCTATCCGTAAAGGATATCTCAACTTGATAAAGACTCAATTTGTAAATGCGGGCTACAGCGAAGCTGATGCACAAAAATCAGCTGACGTAGTTCTAAAAATAGAAACAGCTTTAGCAAAAGATCACTTCAAAAAAGAAGATACCAGAATTCCTGAATTGAATTATCACAAAATGAATGTTACCGATTTGAATAAATCAGTAGCTAATTTTGACTGGAAAGCCTTCTTCGATGCAGCGGATGCTAAAGACTTTACAGAGATCAATGTAGCTCAGATAAAACCGATTGCAACAGCCGTAAATTTGATACATACACTACCTATCGATGAATCGAAAGCTTATCTTTCATGGTGCTTGATCAATTCTGCTGCCGGGTATCTTAGCGACAATTTTGTAAATGCAAACTTTGACTTCTACGGAAAACAACTAAGCGGTCGCAAAGTATTACAACCTCGTTGGAAGCGTGCTGTAGGAGTTGTGGATGGAGCTCTCAGCGAAGCTGTAGGTCAAATGTATGTAGAAAAATACTTCCCTGCTGAAGCTAAAGAAAGAATGCTGAAGTTGGTGAAAAATCTACAAGTAACATTGGGCGAACGCATCAACAACTTGACATGGATGAGCGATGCAACGAAAGCTAAAGCTCAGGAAAAACTGAACTCTTTTACGGTTAAGATTGGTTATCCGGACAAATGGAAAGACTATTCAACGCTTAATATAAAGAAAGACTCTTATTGGGAAAATGTAGTACGGGCAAGTGAGTTCGATCATAACGAAATGATCAAAAAGATCAACAAGCCTGTAGATAAGAGCGAATGGCATATGCCTCCGCAAATGGTGAATGCATACTATAATCCAACAACGAATGAAATTTGTTTCCCTGCGGGAATTCTACAACCTCCATTCTTCTATCTAAACGAAGATGATGCCGTTAACTATGGAGCTATCGGTGTTGTTATCGGTCATGAAATGTCTCACGGATTTGACGATCAAGGATCTAAATATGACAAAGAGGGTAACCTGTCGGACTGGTGGACAAAAGAAGACTCTAAGAAATTCAACGAAAGAGCTCAGGTACTTGTTCAACACTTCAACAAAATAGAGGTTCTTCCGGGTGTATTTGCTAATGGAACATTTACTTTGGGAGAAAACATCGGAGACTTTGGTGGACTTCAAATTTCATACAATGCATTCGAAAAAACAGATGAAGCTAAAAAAGGCGATAAAATAGACGGCTTTACTCCGGCTCAACGTTTCTTCTTATCTTATGCAGGAGTATGGGCAGGTAATATTCGTGATGCAGAAATCCTACGTCGTACAAAAACAGACCCGCATTCTTTAGGTAAATGGCGTGTAAATGGCACATTACCTCATATCGATGCATGGTATAAAGCATTTAATATCACAGAAAAAGATTCTCTATATATTCCAAAAGAAAAGAGAGCTGATATCTGGTAA
- a CDS encoding CD225/dispanin family protein, whose translation MSEFNTENQDYQSSPYQANNLDDFAKPVKPDNNLVLSIVGTVLGLCSPCCIGLILGVIAIVFSTQVDSKYNAGEYEAAQGNAQKAKIFALIAIGLFALNLIYGIIMFITGGMDAVLEQYKEVLKYAE comes from the coding sequence ATGTCAGAATTTAATACAGAAAATCAAGATTACCAATCTTCTCCCTATCAGGCTAATAATTTAGATGATTTTGCTAAACCCGTTAAACCGGATAATAACTTGGTATTATCAATTGTAGGTACAGTACTAGGACTATGCTCTCCATGCTGTATAGGACTGATATTAGGTGTTATTGCAATCGTATTTTCTACACAAGTAGATTCAAAATATAATGCCGGAGAATATGAGGCAGCACAGGGAAATGCACAAAAGGCTAAGATTTTTGCTTTGATTGCCATCGGATTATTCGCTCTCAATTTAATCTATGGTATTATTATGTTTATCACAGGCGGAATGGATGCTGTACTTGAACAATACAAAGAGGTTCTAAAATATGCTGAATAA
- a CDS encoding helicase HerA-like domain-containing protein gives MYDNEKRAFIAISPEQEVCMVPKMANRHGLITGATGTGKTVTLQTLAETFSKMGVPVFAADVKGDLSGVAAVGGNKESVTQRVESYKLADKGFKFQDFPVQFWDVFGDQGAPIRATVADMGPLLLSRLLSLNDTQSAVLTIIFKLAKDESLDIIDLKDLQKLLEYVGNNANRFTTSYGNISTASVGAIQRGLIALEQEGADKFFGEPNLNIDDLIQTVGEKGVINILAADKLMNSPRVYTTFLMWLMTKLFDVMPEVGDPDKPKLVFFFDEAHLLFSDAPKALLEKIEQVVRLIRSKGIGVYFISQTPADIPDSVLGQLGNRVQHALRAYTPKDQKAVKVAAQTFRANPKFDTEQAISELATGEALVSLLDEKGRPNMVERAFILPPEGQIGPLDTTARNQMTQGSILYRHYAQVVDRESAYEILTERLQGTLSEKEQAVQDKATAKAQKEAERAQREQAKIDQKNAVENKRFWSRMATTVLVPIAKQVLNAFFKSSSKKR, from the coding sequence ATGTATGATAATGAAAAAAGAGCTTTTATAGCTATTTCTCCCGAACAGGAAGTCTGTATGGTTCCTAAAATGGCTAATCGACACGGACTTATCACCGGAGCCACAGGTACAGGAAAAACAGTGACGTTACAGACCTTGGCCGAGACATTCAGTAAAATGGGAGTTCCTGTATTTGCTGCAGACGTGAAGGGAGATTTATCCGGTGTAGCCGCCGTTGGAGGAAATAAGGAGAGCGTTACCCAACGTGTAGAATCATACAAATTGGCAGACAAAGGATTTAAATTTCAAGATTTCCCTGTTCAGTTTTGGGATGTCTTTGGAGATCAAGGAGCACCTATCAGAGCCACCGTTGCAGATATGGGGCCGCTTCTATTAAGCAGGCTTTTATCTCTCAATGACACTCAATCGGCAGTTCTTACTATTATATTTAAATTGGCGAAAGATGAGTCTTTAGATATCATCGACTTGAAAGACTTACAAAAGCTATTGGAATATGTAGGAAACAATGCCAATCGTTTTACAACGAGTTATGGCAATATCTCTACCGCAAGTGTTGGAGCTATACAGCGTGGATTAATTGCGTTAGAGCAAGAAGGTGCTGATAAATTCTTTGGAGAGCCGAATCTGAATATCGACGATCTGATACAAACAGTAGGAGAGAAGGGCGTTATAAATATATTGGCAGCAGATAAGCTAATGAATTCTCCACGTGTGTATACTACTTTCTTGATGTGGCTGATGACCAAACTGTTTGATGTAATGCCCGAAGTCGGTGATCCGGACAAACCGAAACTGGTATTCTTTTTCGATGAAGCTCATTTACTGTTTAGTGATGCACCGAAGGCGTTATTGGAAAAGATAGAGCAGGTGGTTCGTCTCATTCGTTCGAAAGGGATAGGCGTCTATTTTATATCACAGACTCCTGCAGACATTCCCGACTCTGTATTAGGTCAGCTAGGGAATCGTGTGCAACATGCTTTGAGAGCCTATACGCCGAAAGATCAGAAAGCCGTTAAGGTTGCGGCGCAAACTTTCAGAGCGAATCCTAAATTTGATACAGAACAGGCAATCTCGGAACTGGCTACGGGAGAGGCCTTAGTTTCACTTTTGGATGAAAAAGGACGTCCAAATATGGTCGAAAGAGCTTTTATTCTACCCCCTGAAGGGCAAATCGGACCATTGGATACTACTGCCCGTAATCAGATGACGCAGGGTTCTATATTGTATCGCCATTATGCACAAGTAGTAGATCGAGAATCAGCTTACGAAATTTTAACGGAGCGTTTGCAAGGTACTTTGAGTGAGAAAGAACAAGCGGTGCAGGATAAAGCAACGGCAAAAGCTCAGAAAGAAGCCGAAAGGGCACAGCGTGAACAGGCTAAGATTGACCAAAAGAATGCTGTAGAAAACAAACGATTTTGGAGTAGAATGGCAACGACAGTGCTTGTCCCTATTGCCAAACAGGTGTTGAATGCATTTTTCAAAAGCTCATCAAAGAAAAGATAG
- a CDS encoding GDSL-type esterase/lipase family protein, which yields MRTILSILMLFCTMILSAQEIQENILENKTYLERMAYFKANPLTNGQIIFLGNSLTQGGKWNEYFPNQKPVNRGISGDNTLGMLNRLNEIIIAKPKKVFLMAGINDISLSRSNEKIMIGIKSIIYQIETGSPYTKIYVQSLLPINNNRNVYQRMLNKEWQIEQLNKELKAFCEKENITFINIYPAFLSEDRTLDARYTTDGLHLNDNGYTVWVDQIRKYVEE from the coding sequence ATGAGAACTATATTGTCAATTTTGATGTTATTTTGTACTATGATTTTATCGGCACAAGAAATACAAGAAAATATCCTTGAAAATAAAACCTATCTCGAAAGAATGGCTTACTTCAAGGCAAACCCTCTGACTAATGGGCAAATAATATTTTTAGGGAATAGTTTGACACAAGGCGGGAAATGGAATGAATACTTCCCAAATCAAAAACCTGTAAACAGAGGTATATCTGGTGACAATACATTGGGGATGCTCAATCGGTTAAACGAAATTATAATTGCTAAGCCAAAGAAAGTATTCCTCATGGCAGGAATCAATGATATATCTCTCAGCAGATCGAATGAGAAAATAATGATAGGCATCAAGTCTATCATCTACCAAATAGAAACAGGCTCGCCTTATACAAAAATCTATGTTCAAAGTCTATTGCCAATCAACAACAATAGAAATGTATATCAACGAATGTTGAATAAAGAGTGGCAGATAGAACAGTTGAATAAAGAGTTAAAAGCTTTCTGTGAAAAGGAGAATATAACCTTTATCAATATTTATCCTGCATTTTTGAGCGAAGACAGAACCTTAGATGCCAGATACACAACGGACGGATTGCATCTGAACGATAACGGATACACAGTTTGGGTAGACCAAATACGAAAATATGTAGAGGAGTAA
- a CDS encoding glycoside hydrolase family 25 protein, with translation MKKKLIIYSSLGAILIIALVITGLYFAYTKGYIRMNYPSFEEYPVQGIDVSHHQQTIDWGKLDKQSVQFAFIKATEGGNHKDSLFQENWRLAIHHNVPVGAYHFFTFCKDGDAQARNYIHYVPKDSIDLPPIIDLEYGGNCQQENRKEDIIAEIAKFIEILENHYQRKVLIYTTNEFYKNYMIGQFVDNPIWIRDIVSKPKLPDGRKWLFWQYTNKGKIEGIKTDVDLNAFAGTREEFDQLIKKD, from the coding sequence ATGAAAAAGAAACTCATCATATATTCTTCCCTTGGTGCGATATTGATTATAGCTCTTGTTATAACCGGCTTATACTTTGCTTATACCAAAGGATATATACGAATGAACTACCCTTCTTTTGAAGAGTATCCGGTACAAGGCATAGATGTTTCTCATCATCAACAAACAATTGATTGGGGAAAATTAGACAAGCAATCCGTTCAATTTGCTTTTATAAAAGCTACAGAAGGAGGTAATCATAAAGATTCTCTTTTTCAGGAAAACTGGAGACTAGCCATTCATCATAATGTACCGGTAGGTGCTTATCATTTTTTTACATTTTGTAAAGATGGGGATGCACAGGCCAGAAATTATATTCATTATGTACCTAAAGATAGTATAGACCTTCCGCCCATTATCGACTTGGAGTATGGCGGAAATTGTCAGCAGGAAAATCGTAAAGAAGATATTATCGCAGAAATTGCGAAGTTTATAGAGATTCTGGAAAATCATTATCAACGGAAGGTGCTTATCTACACTACAAATGAGTTCTATAAGAACTACATGATCGGACAGTTCGTTGATAATCCCATTTGGATAAGAGATATAGTTTCTAAGCCAAAGCTGCCTGATGGGCGTAAATGGTTATTTTGGCAATATACGAATAAAGGGAAAATAGAAGGCATAAAAACGGATGTTGACCTGAACGCATTTGCCGGAACTAGAGAGGAATTTGATCAACTGATAAAGAAAGATTGA
- a CDS encoding MutS-related protein, with amino-acid sequence MKYMKFEVDSQTKKDLEIFETVKEGLSVVGLFNHTQCIGGKKKLYEYLANPLADYKQITERKETISFFHKHFPNGLNLDKDALDFTEYYLRQPDYPTRMPSWFTAIEKMIADKISTSSNEYYLAEKGVTSTVDLLKNIYEFSIILADKLKEDDAPVFLVKNNDIVLELFQKEAYKEIKDMKKYKSYDIMRLDYMFRYTDKKHIHFFLDLVHEYDALFAVAKAAAKYHLQYPDILPQTETVLDLEGLFHPFVENAISNDVHFDNQSNLLFISGPNMAGKSTFLKALGVAVYLAHAGFPVPAGKMKIGILSGLSTTINISDNLSTGYSHFYAEVMRIKDVAHRLEANNRILVLFDELFRGTNVKDAYDGTVAVVSAFAKIRTSFFVISTHIVEAARELESKPNIQFSYFDIKEEDGHPVYTYKLKEGVSDVRLGMYIINKEGVIDLINNITN; translated from the coding sequence ATGAAATATATGAAATTTGAAGTAGATAGTCAGACGAAGAAGGACCTTGAAATCTTTGAAACAGTCAAAGAAGGATTGTCTGTTGTTGGTTTATTTAATCATACACAGTGCATTGGAGGTAAGAAAAAGTTATACGAGTATCTTGCAAATCCTTTGGCTGACTATAAGCAGATCACGGAAAGAAAGGAGACGATTTCCTTTTTTCATAAACATTTCCCGAATGGTCTGAATCTTGATAAGGATGCTTTGGATTTTACTGAATACTATCTACGGCAGCCCGATTATCCTACACGGATGCCTTCTTGGTTTACGGCTATAGAGAAAATGATTGCGGACAAGATAAGTACAAGCAGTAATGAATATTATCTTGCTGAAAAAGGTGTTACTTCGACTGTAGACCTCCTAAAGAATATATATGAATTTTCCATTATCTTGGCTGACAAACTTAAAGAGGATGATGCTCCTGTATTCTTAGTGAAGAATAACGATATTGTTCTGGAGCTTTTCCAAAAAGAGGCATACAAAGAGATAAAGGATATGAAAAAATACAAGTCTTATGATATAATGAGGCTCGATTATATGTTTCGCTATACGGATAAGAAACATATACATTTCTTTCTAGACCTTGTACATGAATATGATGCCTTGTTTGCGGTGGCAAAAGCGGCTGCTAAATATCATTTACAATACCCAGATATATTACCTCAAACAGAGACTGTACTTGATTTGGAAGGATTATTCCATCCTTTTGTAGAAAATGCTATCTCGAATGATGTGCATTTTGACAACCAGTCGAATCTATTATTCATATCGGGACCTAATATGGCGGGTAAGTCAACATTCCTAAAAGCGCTGGGTGTGGCTGTATACTTGGCACACGCAGGTTTTCCTGTTCCTGCCGGTAAAATGAAAATAGGTATTTTGTCTGGATTGAGTACAACTATAAATATTTCGGATAATCTGAGTACAGGTTATAGCCATTTCTATGCAGAGGTAATGAGGATCAAGGATGTTGCTCATAGGCTGGAAGCAAATAACAGAATATTGGTTCTATTCGACGAGCTGTTCAGAGGAACAAATGTGAAAGATGCTTACGATGGAACAGTAGCGGTTGTTTCTGCCTTTGCTAAAATTAGAACCTCGTTTTTTGTTATATCAACCCATATTGTAGAAGCGGCGAGAGAGTTGGAATCAAAACCTAATATTCAGTTCAGTTACTTTGATATAAAGGAAGAAGACGGGCATCCGGTTTATACCTATAAATTGAAAGAGGGGGTCTCGGATGTAAGACTTGGGATGTATATAATAAATAAAGAGGGTGTGATAGATTTGATAAATAATATAACTAATTAA
- a CDS encoding aspartate aminotransferase family protein, whose protein sequence is MKLFDVFPLFDINIVKGNGCYVYDDKGNEYLDLYGGHAVISVGHTHPYYVEKLTDQLNKLGFYSNSVINKLQQEVAQKLGEQCGYPDYFLFLINSGAEANENAIKLASFHNGRKKVLAFAKAFHGRTSATVAATDIPAYSAPVNMNPNYVFAPFNDIEFIKKELATKEYSSVLIEGIQGVAGIQVPEDSFLKQLRDICTETGTILILDEIQSGYGRSGKFFAHQYADIQADIITVAKGIGNGFPMAGVLINPMFKAVYGQLGTTFGGNHLACAAAIAVLDIMKEEKLVENAYNVGEYLMQELKKIPQIKEVRGRGLMIGMEFNEPIKEKRSKLLFEEKVFTGATGTHVFRLLPPLCLTIDQANIFLERFKKVI, encoded by the coding sequence ATGAAATTATTTGATGTGTTCCCACTGTTTGATATTAACATAGTGAAAGGTAATGGATGCTATGTATATGATGACAAGGGAAATGAATACTTGGATTTGTATGGCGGGCATGCTGTGATATCCGTAGGACATACTCATCCGTACTATGTAGAAAAGCTAACAGATCAATTGAATAAGCTTGGGTTTTATTCAAACTCTGTTATAAACAAATTACAACAGGAGGTTGCTCAAAAACTTGGAGAACAATGTGGCTATCCCGATTATTTTTTATTTCTGATAAATTCGGGTGCAGAAGCAAATGAAAATGCGATAAAGTTGGCTTCCTTCCATAATGGACGAAAAAAGGTGTTAGCCTTTGCCAAAGCGTTTCATGGGCGTACATCAGCTACAGTTGCGGCTACGGATATTCCGGCATATTCAGCTCCTGTGAATATGAATCCGAACTATGTGTTTGCTCCATTCAATGATATTGAATTTATAAAGAAAGAGCTTGCAACTAAAGAGTATTCATCTGTTTTGATTGAAGGTATTCAGGGTGTGGCAGGAATACAAGTGCCTGAGGACAGCTTTTTAAAGCAGCTTCGTGATATTTGTACCGAGACAGGAACTATCCTTATCTTGGACGAAATACAATCGGGATATGGGCGTAGTGGTAAGTTTTTCGCTCACCAGTATGCAGATATACAAGCTGATATTATAACTGTAGCTAAAGGTATCGGTAATGGTTTCCCTATGGCAGGCGTGCTCATCAATCCGATGTTTAAGGCTGTATATGGTCAGCTTGGTACTACTTTTGGTGGAAATCATTTGGCTTGTGCTGCTGCTATTGCAGTATTGGATATTATGAAAGAAGAGAAGCTGGTCGAGAATGCTTACAATGTTGGTGAATACCTGATGCAAGAGTTGAAAAAGATCCCTCAGATAAAAGAAGTTCGTGGACGAGGATTGATGATTGGGATGGAATTTAACGAACCTATTAAAGAGAAACGATCGAAGCTTCTTTTCGAAGAGAAAGTCTTTACAGGAGCTACAGGAACTCATGTGTTCCGCTTATTGCCTCCTCTTTGTTTGACTATTGATCAGGCAAATATATTCCTCGAAAGATTTAAGAAAGTAATATAA